The Mangrovimonas cancribranchiae nucleotide sequence GCTAAGTTTTCATTAATAATAAAAATCCGATTTAAGTTTGAGCCAATATTGATGTCGGTCCAAGTGGCTCCTCCATCGTCTGTTTGATGAAACCCCGTATTGTGGCCGCCCATCCATCCAGTGTTTGCGTTAATAAATCCAACCGCTTGAATATCGGTTTCTGGAGCATCATAACTCAACCAATTGTTACCGTTGTCTAAGGATTTTACAAGCTTTCCTGGGTTAGAAGCTACAGAAGACACGGCGCCAAAAATAATATTGCTATCATCCAAAATTTGAAGTTTCCATACGTATTCGCCTGGAATATTAGTGTTGTAAATTTCAGTCCAACTTTGGCCGCCATCGGTTGTTTTTAAAATGCAGCCACCAGTATTGTTTCTGCCGCTAGCATAGCCAAGCATTTCTGTTTGAAATAATACTTCAACAAGTGCTGTGGCATACGCAGACATATCGATAACGGTCCAAGTGTCACCGCTATCTGTCGATTTAATAATATGTGCCGGTGTAAAATAGGCGCCGCACCCATATATTGTAGTTGTACCAATGGCGTCCAAGCCACAAATAGCTTGTGGATTTGGTGATAAGGAGACTTCAGTCCAATTCTGACCACCATCGGTTGTTTTGAAGAACTCGCCATTGAGTGTGCCTAAAAAGTCAATGTTATCATTTAAAAATTCAATGTTTCTAAAATAATAGCCACCTCCTAAATCACTTTCATTGAGTTGTTCGGTCCAAGAAACGCCGCCGTCTGTAGTTTTATACACCGCAGCGTAATAGCCATTTGCTGCCCAACCTGTAGTTTCGTTTAAGAAAAACACATCGTCAAATCGTTGGTTGTTGGCATTGTTAGCAATAGATGTGCTTTGCCACGTTTGGCTATACAAACTAATAGAGAAAAGAAATAGAATAAGGTGTAATGGTTTCATTTATTTAAGGCTAACTTTCATTTTGTAAAAATAACTAATAAAATGGAAGTTGTTTTGTTTCAATGTTGTATGATTATATGGTTTTTTGTTTAATAGTGTAATTGTTTTTTTGTTAAGTGTTTTTATTTGTAATTATTATCTGAATATTTGCTTTGTTATTAAAATAAAAAATAATAATTATGTGCGGAATTGTATGTGCGTTTGATTTAAAACAAAAAACAGAAGACTTAAGACCTCAAATACTTGAGATGTCTAAAAAAATACGTCATCGTGGCCCAGATTGGAGTGGTGTTTTCGATAACGATAAAGCTATTATGGCTCACGAGCGTTTAGCCATTGTAGATCCAACTTCAGGGAAACAGCCTTTGTTTTCAGAGGATAAAAAATTGGTTCTAGCTGCTAATGGTGAAATTTATAACCATAGGGCATTGCGGGCGCAATTTGAAGGCAAATACAAATTCCAAACAAAAAGTGATTGTGAAGTTATTTTAGCACTTTACAAGGAAAAAGGAGTCGATTTTGTTGATGAACTTAACGGTATTTTTGGCTTTGCTATATATGATGTGGATAACGATGAATACTTCGTGGCACGCGACCATATGGGAATTATTCCATTATATATGGGATGGGATGAAAATGGAACCTTCTATGTCGCTTCCGAATTAAAAGCCTTAGAAGGCTATTGCACAAAAATTGAATTATTTCCACCAGGACATTATTTATCGAGTAAGGATGGTCAGCTTGTACAATGGTATGAACGTGATTGGCAAGATTATGAGGCTGTAAAAGATAATGAAACCAGTATTTTGGAACTGCAACAAGCTTTGGAAGATGCTGTTCATAGGCAATTAATGAGCGATGTGCCTTATGGCGTGTTGTTATCTGGTGGCTTGGATTCTTCGGTAACATCTGCCATTGCTAAAAAATATTCACAAATGCGTGTAGAAGCCGATGATAAAACCCAAGCTTGGTGGCCACAATTACACAGTTTTTCGGTAGGATTAGAAGGTTCTCCAGATTTGGCTGCTGCACAAAAAGTTGCCGATCATATAGGAACAGTACATCACGAAATTAAATTTACTATTCAAGAAGGTTTAGATGCTATAAAAGATGTCATTTACCAATTAGAAACTTACGATATTACAACCATTCGTGCCAGCACACCAATGTACTTAATGGCAAGAGTTATAAAATCTATGGGCATAAAAATGGTGTTATCAGGTGAAGGTGCCGATGAATTATTTGGTGGTTATTTATACTTTCATAAAGCACCAAATGCCAAAGAGTTTCATGAAGAAACTGTAAGAAAATTAAGTAAGTTGCATCAATACGATTGTTTACGAGCCAACAAAAGCTTAGCGGCTTGGGGGATTGAAGGTCGTGTGCCGTTTTTGGATAAAGAGTTTATGGATGTTGCTATGCGCATTAACCCACAAGATAAAATGATTACTCCAGAGCGTATGGAAAAATGGGTAATTCGTAAAGCTTTTGAAAATTATTTGCCAGAAAGTGTGGCGTGGCGACAAAAAGAGCAATTTAGCGATGGCGTTGGATATAGCTGGATAGACACGTTAAAAGAAGTGGTTAACGAAGCGGTAACCGATGAACAACTCGCCAATGCCAAGTATAAATTCACTATACAAACGCCAACAAGCAAGGAGGAGTTCTATTATCGTTCTATTTTTGCAGAGCATTTTCCAAGCGATGCAGCGGCTTTAAGCGTACCACAAGAGCCAAGCGTCGCGTGTAGTACAAAAATTGCTTTAGAGTGGGATGAAGCGTTTAAAAGTATGAATGAACCAAGTGGAAGAGCAGTAGCAAAAGTACATACTGATGCGTATTAATTTCGATAATCTATAAGATTGAAAGCCGGTTAAAAACCGGCTTTTTTTATTTTAAAAAATAATTACCTTTAAGCATTTAGCTTACCCAATATGCTATTTTGAGTTTTTAAATAAATTTGTTTAATGATAACTTATAACCCTTATAAAACCTAATAATGACATATAGGTGACATTTAAATGTCGTGTTAAAATTCAATTACCTGAAGTAGATTTGTACTAGAAAAAATAATCAAAATGAATAAAAATTCTTTAAGCGAAAATTTAACCTATCAGCGAAAGCTAAAAGGGTATACGCAAGAGCAACTTTCAGACAAAACTACGGTTACGGTTAGAACCATTCAACGTATAGAAAAAGGTGATGTGCAACCACATCTTCAAACGGTAAAATTATTGGCAGCTGGTCTTGATATTGAGATTGACGAATTGTTAATTCTTGAAGATCCAAAGGAAGAAGTCATTCAGCGCAAATGGATGTTGTTACTTCATGGTTCTCCTTTTTTAGGATTAATTATTCCTTTTGGAAGTATTTTGTTTCCGCTGTTTCTTTGGATTCATAAAGCTGAAGACAGTAAGGTGTATGATGCTCATGGTAGAGCTGTCGTAAATTTTCATGGAACAATTACCTTATCCTTCTTTTTGTCATTATTGAGCTTTTTTATCATTCCAGGATATAACTTTTTTATTTCAGGAGCAATTGTGCTTTTTGCCATTGTCACAAGTATATATAATATATCGAGAGCACTACAAACAGCTACTTTTAAGTATCCATTTTCAATTCCTTTTTTGAAACCAAAAGAGGTGTAACTTTAATTTAAACCGTATTTCAAATGTTAGGATTATTAATGATAATAGTAATCTCATGGGCACTCTTACGCTTCATTGAGAAAAAAAACATCGATGTTTTAGGAATTATTCCTTACCCAAATAGACTGTTTCAGTTTTTTATTGGACTGGTTTTTATGATGTTTCTGTGCCTGTTGATGGTTGTTGCCGAAACCTATATTTTAAATGTTGAGTGGAAACAAAAAGAGACTGTTGATTTCAGTTTAATATTTCAATCTTTCATCTACCACTTAAGATCGGCTTTAACCGAAGATTTAGTCTTTCGAGGAGCAATTTTGTATGTATTGATTCAAAGAATTGGGTCAAAAAAGGCTATTCTACTATCTGCATTGTGTTTTGGTGTTTATCATGTATTCTCTTATGGTATGATGGGAGAAGGAATTATTCCTATCGTATATGTGATTTTGGTAACAGGATTTACAGGCTATGTTTGGGCCTATACATTTCATAAAACCAAGTCAATAATGTTGGGTTTAGGATTTCA carries:
- a CDS encoding YCF48-related protein translates to MKPLHLILFLFSISLYSQTWQSTSIANNANNQRFDDVFFLNETTGWAANGYYAAVYKTTDGGVSWTEQLNESDLGGGYYFRNIEFLNDNIDFLGTLNGEFFKTTDGGQNWTEVSLSPNPQAICGLDAIGTTTIYGCGAYFTPAHIIKSTDSGDTWTVIDMSAYATALVEVLFQTEMLGYASGRNNTGGCILKTTDGGQSWTEIYNTNIPGEYVWKLQILDDSNIIFGAVSSVASNPGKLVKSLDNGNNWLSYDAPETDIQAVGFINANTGWMGGHNTGFHQTDDGGATWTDINIGSNLNRIFIINENLAYAAGTTIYKFTEETLNTNNHTFEDSKKLNIKLNENPVVSYLNLTIEFSDNDNILIELYDVNGRYIKQLNRDTNILAGTSKTYKFDVKNLSSGMYFVDVHNNFQRQSLKFIKK
- the asnB gene encoding asparagine synthase B, which encodes MCGIVCAFDLKQKTEDLRPQILEMSKKIRHRGPDWSGVFDNDKAIMAHERLAIVDPTSGKQPLFSEDKKLVLAANGEIYNHRALRAQFEGKYKFQTKSDCEVILALYKEKGVDFVDELNGIFGFAIYDVDNDEYFVARDHMGIIPLYMGWDENGTFYVASELKALEGYCTKIELFPPGHYLSSKDGQLVQWYERDWQDYEAVKDNETSILELQQALEDAVHRQLMSDVPYGVLLSGGLDSSVTSAIAKKYSQMRVEADDKTQAWWPQLHSFSVGLEGSPDLAAAQKVADHIGTVHHEIKFTIQEGLDAIKDVIYQLETYDITTIRASTPMYLMARVIKSMGIKMVLSGEGADELFGGYLYFHKAPNAKEFHEETVRKLSKLHQYDCLRANKSLAAWGIEGRVPFLDKEFMDVAMRINPQDKMITPERMEKWVIRKAFENYLPESVAWRQKEQFSDGVGYSWIDTLKEVVNEAVTDEQLANAKYKFTIQTPTSKEEFYYRSIFAEHFPSDAAALSVPQEPSVACSTKIALEWDEAFKSMNEPSGRAVAKVHTDAY
- a CDS encoding helix-turn-helix domain-containing protein, giving the protein MNKNSLSENLTYQRKLKGYTQEQLSDKTTVTVRTIQRIEKGDVQPHLQTVKLLAAGLDIEIDELLILEDPKEEVIQRKWMLLLHGSPFLGLIIPFGSILFPLFLWIHKAEDSKVYDAHGRAVVNFHGTITLSFFLSLLSFFIIPGYNFFISGAIVLFAIVTSIYNISRALQTATFKYPFSIPFLKPKEV
- a CDS encoding CPBP family intramembrane glutamic endopeptidase gives rise to the protein MLGLLMIIVISWALLRFIEKKNIDVLGIIPYPNRLFQFFIGLVFMMFLCLLMVVAETYILNVEWKQKETVDFSLIFQSFIYHLRSALTEDLVFRGAILYVLIQRIGSKKAILLSALCFGVYHVFSYGMMGEGIIPIVYVILVTGFTGYVWAYTFHKTKSIMLGLGFHLGYNFLMTFFYKTYPYGEIIFIEVSKTSLQDWNWVFFNLSKGLLPSIVTLAFVNQLKKSAVIIKSNSSQL